In the genome of Streptomyces sp. Tu 3180, the window CAGCGCACCTCGACCAGGCGGGCGAAGGCGACGACGTTCCCGTCGTAACCGTCCTGCTGGGAGAAGGCGCCGCCGCAGGTGATGACCCGCAGTTCCGGGGCCCCCTTGGAGGCGTAGACCCGGTCGCCGGGGAAGTTGTTCTTCGCGAAGACCTCGACGCCGTAGATCTCGAACACGGCCGTCTTCGCGTCCTTGCGCGCGATCTCGACGCGGTTTCCCTTCTTCAGCGCTCCGAGTCCGTAGAACACGGCCGGTCCCCGGTGGTTGTCGACGTGTCCGACGACGACCGCCGTGCCCTTCTCGCCGGGCGAGACGGCGCCGGTGAACCAGCCCGCCAGATTCGGGTCCTCCGGCGGCGGCGCGTCCACCCAGCCCTCCGCGTCCAGTCCCACCGGCATGATCGGCGCGTCGACCTGGATCGCCGGGATCCTGACCCGGTCCGGCACCGCGTACGGCAGCGGCTGAACCGAACCGGCCACGGGGCCGCCGGGCGCCTGGCTGTCGGCCGCGGCCGCGCTGGCCGGCTGCGGCGGACCCACGTCGAACTCCCCCGAGCCGTTCCGGATGAGCGCGAGGCCGGTGAGCAGAACCAGCGCTATCACGCCCCAGGGGGCGCGCTTCCTCCGCGGCGCCTCCTCCTCGGCTTCGGCCGGCCAGAAAGCAGACATTCGCCTTCCCCTCTCGACACGGCCGTCGCCGCGTCGCTCGCGCATACCAGAACGCTAAGTGCCGCGCGCGCAACCGGCGACGGGAGCGGCGGCGAACGGGTGGCCGCGACGGCGGCCGGTGCGCCATCCGGGGTGGCACCGGACGAAGATTTTCTGACGGGTCGTGACCTGCGGCGATGTCCCACTCGTTCGGCTTTTCGCGGGATGCGGTCTCACCGGTACGGACCATCCCCGAAATGCGGTCCCGGGCAACGCAACTGAGGGTCTTTCCGGGAGACGTTTTCTCGCCGATCGACCGGGGACGGGACCCGGGGCGTCTTCCGCGGAGGATCACATGCGCAACTCACGTGCCCTGGTGGCCGCGGGCGCCGCGGTCGCCGTCCTCGGGGTCGCCGCCCCGGCGGCCGTCGCGGACGCCGGACGGGTTCCCAGTCCGTCCAACATCGTCGCCCTGCCCAGCGTCATCGCCAGCGGCGGCCAGCTGACCATCACGGTCGACGGCTGCCCCAACGGCGGCACGGCGACCTCCAACGCGTTCCCGAGGACCAACCTGACGCCCATCCGCGGGACCAACGACACCGCGAAGGGCACCGCCACCATCGACCACAACGCCCGCCCCGGTTCGTACGACATCACGGTCCACTGCTCCGGCAGGAGCCTGACCCGGCCGGCCGCCTTCACCGTCATCGGCGGCGTCCGCGGCGGCATCGGCGGCAGCAGCACCAGCGGGGCGACGCCGACCGACATCGCCATCGGCGGAGGGCTGGTGGCCGCGGCGGTCGCCGGCGGCGGTGTCTTCTGGATGCGCCGCCGAGCCGAGAAGCACGTTTGAGCCGCCTTCCCCTGCGGGCGGCCGCTTCGCACGTGACGGGAGGACTTCGCCCCGGACCCCGCCGGATCCGGGGCGAAGTGCCGTGCCGCACGGCAGCCGGCGACCGTGGGTGCTCAGCCCCCTACGTGCGGGAAGAGCCGCAGGAACGGGTCCGTCGACGCGGCGATGCCCCGGCCGTAGGGCGCGTCGAAGTCCCAGATGAGGAAGAGCAGGAAGGCGATCAGCGCGGAGAACAGCCCGGCGAGGACCAGTTCGCGGGAGGTGCGCCGGATCTGCAGCGCGAAGACCATCCCGATGGTGACGACGGCCCCGGTGATCAGGCCGAACCACACCACGCCCGGCATGGTCCGCCCGGTCGACTCCGCCCGCGAGCTGCGGGCCTGGTCGGCGGCGGCGACCTGGTCCACGAGCGGCTGGTAGGCCTGCGCCTCGAAGTCCGTCCGCGGCCGGTAGTCGGTGACGTCCCGGCGGACGCGGTCGAGCAGTTCGGTGCCGTGCTCGGTGACCCGGCCGTCGTCCGCCATGGTCCGCCACTCGGTGGTGACGACGTGTCCGACATAGGCGTTGACATCGTCCCGGATGCGGTCACGCACCTCGACGGGGTAGACCCGCACCCGCTCCGAGATCTCGTGCAGTGCCACCGCCTCCGCCCGCACGTGCTCCTGGGCGGCGCTGCGCCCCTCCCAGACGCCGGCGATGGCGAGGCCCAGGACGATGGCGTACACCACGCCGATCCACATCGTCATGTACTCGATGACGTCCGGGGTCTCGGTGGGATCCTCGTCGTCGGCCGCCCGGCGGTGCCGTACGAGGGTGATGACGACCACGACGACACAGGCGGCCAGCATCGCGAGGGTGAGAACAAGCCATTCCGGCAAGAGGTGCCTCCAGGGGCGGTCGGGTTCATCGGGTTCAGCGGGGGCGCAGCGCGGCGACGGCGACCACCGCGGGCACCGTGATGAGCAGGACGAAGGTGAGCGGCGACGTGGCGCCGCCGGAGGTCCGCCGGACCGGGGCCGCCCGGTACCGCGGGTAGCGCACGGGCGTCGCGGACGGACGCGGCTCCGGCGTGGCCGACGGCGCCGGGGGCGGTGAGGGGCGCGGTGCCGGCGGGGGAGCGGGCGCGGGCCGGACGGGAGGCGGCGCCGGGCGGGCCGCCGGCGGGGGCGGAGGGGGCGTCGGCTCGGGTTCCGCGGTGGGGCCGGGTCTCGGCGGCGGGGGAGGTGTCGGCTTCGGCGGAGGCGGAGGCGGGGGCGGAGGGGGCGACGGCGTCGGCGTGGGCGTCGGCGTGGGCGTCGGTGTGGGGGACGGCGGGGGCGGTGCGCAGGGCGGGGGGAGCGGCCAGGTGGCGTTTCCCGCGACCGCGACCGCCTCGGTGCCGTCCGGCCCCGTCGAGGCGTACGCGCAGGCGTCGGCCACCGCCGGGCCGGGCGCCCCGGCCAGCGACCAGATCAGCGCCGCCACGGCCAACGCGCGCGCGGTGACGCGGGATTGGGTCGGTAGGAGTGCTTGCACGACGAGGATCATGAGGCGTGACCCGCCGGGTCACGCCCGGGAGCCGGATGATTGCCCCGAAGGAGTTACCCCCGGTGGATTCCCGCGGAGACGCAGGTTCCGGAAAAAAATCCGGGCCGGCGTTGAACACCACGGGTGCTCCCGTGCGTACCCATCGTCGAGCGGCGGCACAGCAGGGCGCTGCAACACCCTTGCGATGATGTGGAGTTGACGATGAAGACCACCTGGCGGACCGCCTCGCTCGTGGCGAGCGCCGCGGCGGTGCTGGCCCTGACGACGGCGTGCGGTCAGGACGCTCCTCCGCAGGCCGGCAGCCAGAACGTCGGCGCCACGACGGGCGCCGGGGACTACGCCGGCATCGGCGCCGGAGCCGACAAGCCGGGCGGCGGCGCCCAGGCCTCGCAGAGCCCCTCCGGCACGGCGGGCGAGCTGGCCGTCTCCACCGACGCCGAACTCGGCGAG includes:
- a CDS encoding class F sortase yields the protein MSAFWPAEAEEEAPRRKRAPWGVIALVLLTGLALIRNGSGEFDVGPPQPASAAAADSQAPGGPVAGSVQPLPYAVPDRVRIPAIQVDAPIMPVGLDAEGWVDAPPPEDPNLAGWFTGAVSPGEKGTAVVVGHVDNHRGPAVFYGLGALKKGNRVEIARKDAKTAVFEIYGVEVFAKNNFPGDRVYASKGAPELRVITCGGAFSQQDGYDGNVVAFARLVEVR
- a CDS encoding DUF4239 domain-containing protein — translated: MPEWLVLTLAMLAACVVVVVITLVRHRRAADDEDPTETPDVIEYMTMWIGVVYAIVLGLAIAGVWEGRSAAQEHVRAEAVALHEISERVRVYPVEVRDRIRDDVNAYVGHVVTTEWRTMADDGRVTEHGTELLDRVRRDVTDYRPRTDFEAQAYQPLVDQVAAADQARSSRAESTGRTMPGVVWFGLITGAVVTIGMVFALQIRRTSRELVLAGLFSALIAFLLFLIWDFDAPYGRGIAASTDPFLRLFPHVGG